A stretch of the Vigna radiata var. radiata cultivar VC1973A chromosome 7, Vradiata_ver6, whole genome shotgun sequence genome encodes the following:
- the LOC106765831 gene encoding 50S ribosomal protein L35, chloroplastic, giving the protein MATVSLGLGLLPCASSSSSSIRLSYTSVRFPTSNNANSLNLSSSASISAPLLRQKLCTAPSPLSPTLRPLTIVSAKGYKMKTHKASAKRFRVTGRGKIVRRRAGKQHLLVKKNTKRKLRLSKMHPVSRSDYDNVIGALPYLKVNRNAK; this is encoded by the exons ATGGCTACCGTGTCGTTGGGCCTGGGACTTTTACCTTgcgcttcttcttcttcttcttcaattcGTCTCTCTTACACTTCAGTTCGATTCCCTACATCCAACAACGCCAACTCGCTCAATCTTAGTTCTTCAGCTTCCATCTCCGCCCCACTTCTTCGTCAAAAGCTCTGCACAGCTCCTTCCCCTCTCTCTCCAACCCTTCGCCCTCTCACCATTGTATCCGCTAAGGGCTATAAAATGAAAACCCACAAg GCATCGGCAAAGCGGTTTAGGGTCACGGGGCGAGGCAAAATTGTTCGTAGGAGAGCTGGCAAGCAGCATTTGCTTGTCAAGAAGAACACCAAGCGCAAATTACGACTCTCCAAAATG CATCCGGTCAGCAGGAGCGACTATGACAACGTAATTGGAGCCTTGCCATATCTGAAAGTAAACAGAAATGCTAAATAG
- the LOC106767291 gene encoding uncharacterized protein LOC106767291, whose product MVLPTSFMTYLETVSLKLEVEEPLQEEYAPLNKRFKPLSVSLEQWHASNSTASSSPPQYNILDEPSPLGLRLRKSPSLLHLIQKKLSQGNTFIENTQNENLSSGLKRESPAAAASGSVEKLKASNFPASILRIGSWEYKSKHEGDLVAKCYFAKRKLVWEVLEGELMRKMEIQWSDIMSLKAHCPDTGPSSLTVALARQPLFFKETNPQPRKHTLWQTTSDFTDGEAGKHRQHFLEFPQGMLAKNFERLIQCDAHLNFVSQQPEIILDSPHFDTRPAAFENLDNPEDNDFHRVNAKVSTTSSMQDIGSPHSSLSPSFKNEYNGRLGISLDSSPCEAPSTSSGSTSSEADSKGPRNCDQINLPGLRTSMSVSDIIGHIEHCLSEQITCVDPSFCDGRRGFQEMLEEIAQHLLNDNQVIAASDEKSLMTRVNSLCCLLQTDPAALQSSHDTENVDDGKNIDLESMHNIKIKIDVKPAEVDFRDVSLGMSRKDSLGEFLLHLPRIASLSKFLLNISEDDSDC is encoded by the exons ATGGTTCTACCAACGAGTTTCATGACGTACCTTGAAACGGTGTCGTTGAAGTTGGAGGTGGAGGAACCACTGCAAGAAGAGTATGCTCCTCTCAATAAGCGTTTCAAACCCTTATCCGTTTCACTAGAG CAATGGCATGCTTCAAATAGTACAGCTTCCAGTTCTCCTCCTCAGTACAATATACTTGATGAGCCTAGCCCTCTGGGTTTACGTCTTAGGAAGAGCCCTTCGCTATTACATTTGATACAGAAGAAGCTTTCTCAAGGGAATacttttattgaaaatacccaaaatgaaaatttaagcTCTGGTTTGAAAAGGGAAAGTCCGGCTGCGGCTGCATCAGGCTCTGTTGAAAAGCTTAAGGCTTCAAATTTCCCAGCTTCAATTTTAAGAATTGGTTCGTGGGAG TATAAATCAAAACACGAGGGTGATTTAGTGGCAAAATGTTACTTCGCTAAACGAAAGCTAGTTTGGGAAGTTCTTGAAGGCGAACTAATGAGGAAAATGGAAATCCAGTGGTCAGATATCATGTCACTCAAGGCACATTGTCCTGATACGGGACCTAGCTCGTTGACTGTAGCT CTCGCAAGACAACCTCTTTTCTTCAAGGAGACTAATCCTCAGCCTAGAAAGCATACACTATGGCAAACAACATCAGATTTTACCGATGGAGAGGCTGGCAAACATag GCAACATTTTTTGGAATTTCCGCAAGGGATGTTAGCCAAGAATTTTGAAAGGCTTATTCAGTGTGACGCACATCTTAATTTCGTAAGCCAGCAGCCTGAGATAATCTTGGATTCACCTCATTTTGATACACGACCTGCTGCTTTTGAGAACCTTGACAATCCAGAAGATAATGATTTCCATCGTGTCAATGCAAAAGTATCTACCACATCTTCTATGCAGGACATAGGATCTCCTCATTCATCCCTGTCACCATCATTTAAGAATGAGTATAATGGTCGTCTTGGCATTAGCTTGGATAGTTCACCCTGTGAAGCACCTTCCACCAGTTCAG GGAGCACAAGCTCTGAAGCTGATTCCAAGGGCCCAAGAAATTGCGACCAGATAAATTTACCTGGACTCCGGACTTCTATGTCAGTGAGTGATATTATTGGCCACATTGAACACTGCCTTTCAGAACAAATAACTTGTGTGGATCCGTCCTTTTGTGATGGAAGACGAGGTTTTCAGGAAATGCTGGAGGAAATTGCACAGCATCTTCTTAATGACAATCAGGTTATTGCGGCTTCTGATGAAAAATCACTCATGACAAGGGTCAATTCTCTCTGCTGTCTTTTACAGACGGACCCTGCAGCTTTGCAGAGTTCACATGACACGGAAAATGTTGATGATGGAAAAAATATTGATCTTGAATCAATGCacaacatcaaaattaaaatagatgtCAAGCCTGCTGAGGTGGACTTCAGAGATGTTTCTTTGGGCATGTCCAGGAAAGACTCTTTGGGAGAGTTTCTTCTTCACCTTCCTCGTATTGCTTCACTGTCAAAGTTCTTGCTTAACATATCAGAAGATGACAGTGACTGCTAA